From the Hyphomicrobium sp. ghe19 genome, one window contains:
- the rpsK gene encoding 30S ribosomal protein S11: MAKEAAAARGKVKKREKKNITSGVAHVNASFNNTMITITDAQGNTIAWSSSGTKGFKGSRKSTPYAAQMAAEDAGKKAQEHGMKVLEVEVCGPGSGRESALRALQAVGFQITSIRDVTPIPHNGCRPRKRRRV; encoded by the coding sequence ATGGCCAAGGAAGCAGCGGCAGCACGCGGCAAAGTTAAGAAGCGCGAGAAGAAGAACATCACGTCGGGCGTCGCACACGTCAACGCGTCGTTCAACAACACGATGATCACCATCACGGACGCCCAGGGCAACACGATCGCGTGGTCGTCTTCGGGCACCAAGGGCTTCAAGGGCTCGCGCAAGTCGACGCCGTATGCCGCGCAGATGGCTGCCGAAGATGCCGGCAAGAAGGCCCAGGAACACGGCATGAAGGTGCTCGAGGTCGAGGTTTGCGGTCCGGGTTCGGGTCGTGAATCGGCTCTCCGCGCGCTCCAGGCTGTCGGCTTTCAGATCACATCGATCCGCGACGTGACGCCGATCCCGCACAACGGCTGCCGCCCACGCAAGCGCCGCCGCGTCTAA
- the rpsM gene encoding 30S ribosomal protein S13 yields MARIAGVNIPTGKRVEIALRYIHGIGPKFSKEICEKCSIPADRRVSQLTDAEVLQIRETIDRDYTVEGDLRREVQTNIKRLMDLGCYRGLRHRKGLPVRGQRTHTNARTRKGKAVPIAGKKKATK; encoded by the coding sequence GTGGCCCGCATCGCAGGCGTCAACATTCCAACGGGTAAGCGCGTCGAGATCGCGCTTCGTTACATCCACGGCATTGGCCCGAAATTCTCGAAAGAGATTTGCGAGAAGTGCAGCATTCCGGCCGATCGCCGCGTCAGCCAGCTGACCGACGCCGAAGTCCTGCAGATCCGTGAAACGATCGACCGCGATTACACGGTTGAGGGCGACCTTCGCCGCGAAGTCCAGACGAACATCAAGCGTCTGATGGACCTCGGTTGCTACCGCGGTCTGCGTCACCGCAAGGGTCTGCCCGTACGCGGTCAGCGCACCCACACGAACGCCCGCACCCGTAAGGGTAAGGCTGTGCCGATTGCAGGCAAGAAGAAGGCGACGAAGTAG
- a CDS encoding adenylate kinase: protein MILMLLGPPGAGKGTQSQLISERLGLPQLSTGDMLRAAVKAGSPVGLKAKKIMAEGGLVSDEIVIGIIADRISEPDCAKGFILDGFPRTLAQADALDDLLKSKGRHIDCVIELKVDDTKLIERIECRARETIAAGGTVRADDNPEALKTRLIAYYRETAPLIGFYYAHRLLKTVNGMAPIPEVSQQIGEVLNHFQHA from the coding sequence ATGATCCTGATGCTGCTTGGACCGCCGGGTGCGGGCAAGGGTACACAGTCTCAGCTGATCTCCGAGCGCCTCGGACTGCCGCAGCTTTCAACGGGCGACATGCTGCGCGCCGCTGTTAAGGCGGGCTCGCCGGTCGGCCTCAAGGCGAAGAAGATCATGGCCGAAGGCGGTCTCGTCAGCGACGAGATCGTCATCGGCATCATAGCCGACCGGATTTCCGAGCCCGATTGCGCCAAGGGATTCATTCTCGACGGGTTTCCGCGCACGCTGGCCCAGGCCGACGCGCTTGACGACCTTTTGAAATCCAAGGGCCGCCACATCGATTGCGTCATCGAACTCAAGGTTGACGATACCAAGCTCATCGAGCGGATAGAATGTCGCGCCCGGGAGACGATCGCGGCCGGTGGCACAGTTCGGGCCGACGACAACCCCGAAGCCCTGAAGACGCGCCTGATCGCCTACTACCGCGAAACGGCGCCGTTGATTGGCTTCTATTATGCTCATCGGTTGCTGAAAACGGTGAACGGCATGGCGCCGATCCCCGAAGTCAGCCAGCAGATCGGCGAAGTATTGAATCATTTCCAGCATGCGTGA
- the secY gene encoding preprotein translocase subunit SecY, producing MASAAEQLASNLNFSAFAKAEDLKRRLWFTLGALIVFRLGTFIPLPGINPAAFAETFKSQAGGILGMFNMFSGGALERLAIFALNIMPYISASIIMQLMSSISPKLEALKKEGEAGRKQINQYTRYLTVVLAALQAYGIAVGLEGSRNAAGSVVLDPGMFFRLTTVITLVGGTVFLMWLGEQITQRGVGNGTSLIIFAGIVAGLPGALVQLFELSRTGSISPGILVFFLTLALAVVAAIVFFERAQRRLLVQYPKRQVGNKMFQGEASHLPLKLNSSGVIPPIFASSLLLLPITAAQFTAGQGPEWLNEAVAALGSGQPLHMLVYALLILFFAFFYTAVVINPKETADNLRKYGGFLPGIRPGEKTAEYIDYVLTRITVVGALYLAAVCVLPEILTSYAGIPLYFGGTSLLIAVSVTMDTVAQVQSHLIAQQYEGLIKKAKLRGARR from the coding sequence ATGGCTTCCGCTGCCGAGCAGCTTGCTTCGAATCTGAACTTCTCAGCCTTCGCCAAGGCGGAGGATTTGAAGCGGCGCCTATGGTTCACGCTTGGCGCTCTGATCGTTTTCCGTCTCGGCACGTTCATTCCGCTGCCCGGCATCAATCCGGCGGCGTTCGCCGAAACGTTCAAGTCACAAGCCGGCGGCATCCTGGGCATGTTTAACATGTTCTCGGGTGGCGCCCTCGAGCGTTTGGCGATTTTCGCGCTGAACATCATGCCGTACATCTCGGCGTCGATCATCATGCAGTTGATGAGCTCGATCTCGCCGAAGCTTGAAGCTTTGAAGAAGGAAGGCGAGGCCGGCCGCAAGCAGATCAACCAGTATACGCGGTATCTGACGGTCGTTCTCGCGGCACTCCAGGCCTATGGCATCGCCGTCGGTCTCGAAGGTTCGCGAAACGCGGCCGGCTCCGTAGTTCTGGACCCGGGCATGTTCTTCCGCTTGACGACGGTCATCACGCTCGTCGGCGGCACTGTCTTCCTGATGTGGCTCGGCGAGCAGATCACGCAGCGCGGCGTCGGCAACGGCACATCGCTGATCATCTTCGCCGGCATCGTCGCGGGACTTCCCGGAGCGTTGGTGCAGCTCTTCGAGCTGTCGCGCACCGGCTCGATCTCGCCCGGAATTCTCGTGTTCTTCCTGACATTGGCTCTGGCCGTCGTCGCCGCGATCGTGTTCTTCGAGCGCGCGCAACGACGCCTATTGGTCCAGTATCCGAAGCGGCAAGTCGGGAACAAGATGTTCCAGGGCGAAGCCTCGCATTTGCCGCTGAAGCTCAACTCTTCGGGCGTCATTCCGCCGATCTTCGCATCCTCGCTCCTCCTGCTGCCGATCACGGCCGCGCAGTTCACGGCAGGGCAGGGACCGGAATGGCTGAACGAAGCCGTCGCCGCGCTTGGATCGGGTCAGCCGCTCCACATGCTCGTCTACGCGCTGTTGATCCTGTTCTTCGCGTTCTTCTACACGGCGGTTGTGATCAACCCCAAGGAGACAGCGGATAATCTCCGTAAGTACGGCGGCTTCCTTCCCGGGATCCGCCCAGGCGAGAAGACGGCCGAATATATCGACTATGTCTTGACCCGCATCACCGTTGTCGGCGCTCTTTATCTGGCCGCGGTTTGCGTACTGCCCGAGATCTTGACGTCGTATGCCGGCATCCCGCTCTACTTCGGCGGCACCTCGCTCCTTATCGCCGTCAGCGTCACGATGGACACGGTCGCCCAGGTTCAAAGCCACCTCATCGCTCAGCAGTATGAGGGCTTGATCAAGAAGGCTAAGCTTCGCGGAGCGCGTCGATGA
- the rplO gene encoding 50S ribosomal protein L15, producing MRLNGIKDNPGAKKTRVRIGRGIGSGMGKMGGRGGKGQTARTGVAIGGFEGGQMPLHRRLPKRGFNKWRPEHFNEINVGSLQQAIEDKRLDGSKPVDLASLIEAGIVRRAKDGLRLLGDGEIKSKISITVNHASAKAKEAIEKAGGSVTVIERKVLAADEEKRKKSADKKAAKGKKPGAAKSEE from the coding sequence ATGCGGCTGAACGGCATTAAAGATAACCCAGGCGCCAAGAAGACCCGCGTCCGCATCGGTCGCGGCATCGGCTCGGGTATGGGCAAGATGGGTGGCCGCGGCGGCAAGGGCCAGACGGCTCGTACAGGCGTCGCGATCGGCGGCTTCGAAGGCGGTCAGATGCCCTTGCATCGTCGTCTGCCGAAGCGCGGCTTCAACAAGTGGCGCCCTGAGCATTTCAACGAGATCAATGTTGGCTCGCTGCAGCAGGCGATCGAGGACAAGCGCCTCGATGGCTCGAAGCCGGTCGACCTGGCTTCGCTGATCGAAGCTGGCATCGTACGCCGTGCAAAAGACGGCCTTCGCCTCCTCGGCGACGGCGAGATCAAGTCCAAGATCTCGATCACCGTCAATCACGCGTCGGCAAAGGCTAAGGAAGCGATCGAGAAGGCCGGCGGCAGCGTCACCGTGATCGAGCGCAAAGTTCTCGCCGCAGACGAAGAAAAGCGCAAAAAGTCGGCTGACAAGAAGGCCGCGAAGGGCAAGAAGCCCGGCGCCGCGAAGTCCGAGGAATAA
- the rpmD gene encoding 50S ribosomal protein L30, with translation MATKKTITLKQVRSANRRPERQTGTLIGLGLNKLGRTSTLEDTPAVRGMLKKVQHLVQVEEGK, from the coding sequence ATGGCGACGAAGAAGACGATCACGCTGAAGCAGGTGCGGAGTGCCAACAGGCGCCCCGAGCGGCAGACCGGTACGCTGATCGGCCTCGGGCTGAACAAGCTCGGTCGCACCTCCACGCTTGAAGACACGCCGGCCGTACGCGGCATGCTGAAAAAAGTTCAGCATCTCGTTCAGGTCGAAGAAGGGAAATAA